The Methanomassiliicoccus sp. genome includes the window ACCTGGAATCCAGTGTCACCGGGGTCGAAGTAGCTCTGCTCGTAGAAGTCCTCGTCGTGGGGGATGTGGGTCTTGCGGTAGATGCCCAGCATCCTGCCCTCTTCGTCAAACATCGCAGCGGTATTAAAGAGACGGGGCCCGGCGCGCTCGTAGATCGACCCTCCAATGAGGACGACCCTGGCCTCGGCAGCCGCCCGGGACAGCGCCTCGGTGGTCGGCCCGGGAATGCTGTCATTATAAACACTTTCCCGCCCCAGGCCCTTTACTACGTCGTACTGCGGGAAGTAAGGGGTTGCGAACAGCTCGGGCAGGCAAACGACCTGGGCGCCCTTGTCCGATGCAGCCCCGATCATCCTTATGGCCTTGCGGAGGTTGGCCTCCGGCTCTTGCGCCATGCTCATCTGGACGAGCCCGATGGTCACCTCACGAGCACTCATGTCCTGATACCTCGTAATGCCTATGACCCAGGCGTTTATGAACTTGAGCCTCGGGCGCCGTGCCACCAGGGCACGCCCGACCCGGGATCCTGTCGTTTATTCCTCGACACCAATGGTCGTTAGGTGGTCCAGTGCGTACTGGGCGCTCCGGCGGACACTGTCGTACCGGTCGTCGAGGAGCGACCGGAGTGGTCCGATCGAGGACTGGAATCCCAACCTCAGCCGCTCCGCCAGCCGCCCCAGGGTCCAAGCGGCCATCCCTCTCACGCTGGGTATGGGATCCATCAGCAGCCGGTTGAGGTGCTCGATGCTCCCCAGGCCCCCAACCCTCATGCCGGTCAGCTCTCCGATGGCCCAGGCGGCGTTCTCCCGGACCTCGGCATCCTGGTCATGGAGCAAGTTGTTCAGCTCCTCCAGCGGCCAGAAGGTGGAGGTCTTGTTCTGGGCTAGCTTGCCCATGAGCCAGGAGGCCCGGCGTCTCGACAGATCATCGGGGACGTGCAGTACAGGTATGAGGTAGGTGACCGCCCGGGGATCGGTACAGCCCTCCCGGCATATCTTCTCCAGCTCTTCCAAGGCGTTCTCCCGGGTCTCCTCCACGAGGAGCCTTTCCATCAGGTCCAGCATATCATCGGGGGTCATGCGATCCTACTTCTTGGGCACGGGCTTCTCCACGAAGAACTCGCATCCCTCGTAGTCCCGATCCTTCTCACAGATGTCGTAGTCCTTCATCTTAAGGACGTCGTTCCTGATCCTGCGGGCCTTGCAATTGGAGCACCGCCCGTCGGCGGCGTGCCACAAGCAGTGCGCCCTAAGCCCCTGGACCTCATCGGACATGGTCCATCGAGATTGGCCTGGAGGAATATAAACG containing:
- a CDS encoding carbon-nitrogen hydrolase; amino-acid sequence: MSAREVTIGLVQMSMAQEPEANLRKAIRMIGAASDKGAQVVCLPELFATPYFPQYDVVKGLGRESVYNDSIPGPTTEALSRAAAEARVVLIGGSIYERAGPRLFNTAAMFDEEGRMLGIYRKTHIPHDEDFYEQSYFDPGDTGFQVFPTTRGCIGPMICYDQWFPEAARCNALRGAEMVFYPTAIGTVNGIEQAEGDWQQAWENVMRGHAIANGMVVAACNRVGVEDKMEFWGGSFVIDAFGRTLARGSGREEIVLATVDLEHGESVRKGWRFFHNRRPECYRDIAERK
- a CDS encoding HEAT repeat domain-containing protein, which gives rise to MTPDDMLDLMERLLVEETRENALEELEKICREGCTDPRAVTYLIPVLHVPDDLSRRRASWLMGKLAQNKTSTFWPLEELNNLLHDQDAEVRENAAWAIGELTGMRVGGLGSIEHLNRLLMDPIPSVRGMAAWTLGRLAERLRLGFQSSIGPLRSLLDDRYDSVRRSAQYALDHLTTIGVEE